ATGATCTGCTTCTTTGTCCACCGTCTCACTGTGATTCAATTCTTGTATAGGAAGAGAGAACAGAAAAACAACTCTGGTGGATTGCAACCCTAGCTAATCATGGCCAGGGGACAATTAGAGGTGCTTAACGCCCTTGATGTAGCCAAAACACAATGGTATCATTTCACTGCAATCATTATTGCTGGAATGGGCTTCTTCACCGATGCATATGATCTATTTTGCATATCCCTTGTGACAAAATTGCTTGGCCGCATATACTACCATGTGGATGGTGCAGCAAAGCCTGGAACGTTGCCTCCTAATGTGTCAGCTGCTGTAAATGGTGTAGCATTCTGTGGAACTCTTGCAGGACAACTGTTCTTTGGTTGGCTTGGTGACAAGATGGGCAGAAAGAAAGTTTATGGCATGACTCTTATGGTTATGGTGATATGTTCAGTTGCCTCAGGTCTTTCCTTTGGCCATAGTGCTAAAGGTGTCATGGCAACTCTTTGCTTCTTCAGATTCTGGCTTGGGTTTGGCATTGGTGGTGACTACCCACTTTCTGCCACCATCATGTCAGAATATGCGAACAAGAAGACTCGAGGTGCCTTCATAGCTGCTGTATTTGCTATGCAGGGCTTCGGAATTCTAGCCGGTGGTATATTTGCACTTATTATTTCTTCAGCATTCATGGCTAGGTTTGATGCCCCAGCGTATGAGGTTGACGCAGTGGCCTCAACTGTTCCGGAAGCAGACTACGTCTGGCGAATTATTCTAATGGTTGGAGCTCTTCCAGCTGCACTTACTTACTACTGGAGGCTAAAGATGCCAGAGACTGCTCGTTACACTGCCCTAGTTGCCAAGAATGCAAAGCAGGCTGCATCTGATATGTCAAAAGTTTTGCAAGTGGATCTTGATGCAGAGGAACAGAAGGTTCAGAAATTGGCTGATGATAAATCCAATTCATTTGGACTGTTCAGCAAAACATTTCTTCGTCGCCATGGACTTCACTTGCTTGGAACAACAACCACATGGTTCTTGCTTGACATTGCATTTTACAGCCAAAATCTATTTCAAAAGGATATTTTCAGTGCAATTGGGTGGCTTCCTCCAGCAAAGGCCATGAATGCCATTCAAGAAGTGTTCAAAATTGCCAGGGCTCAAACTCTTATTGCTCTTTTGAGTACTGTTCCGGGCTACTGGTTTACTGTATTTTTCATTGATAAGATGGGCAGATTTGCAATCCAATTGATGGGTTTCTTCTTCATGACAGTCTTTATGTTTGCCTTGGCCATTCCGTATGACCACTGGACTCACAAGGACAACAGAATTGGATTTGTGATAATGTACTCCCTAACCTTTTTCTTTGCAAACTTTGGACCTAATGCCACCACATTCGTTGTCCCAGCAGAGATTTTCCCAGCCAGATTGAGGTCTACTTGTCATGGCATATCAGCAGCATCTGGGAAACTGGGTGCTATAGTGGGTGCTTTTGGATTCTTATATTTGGCTCAGAACAAGGACAAAAACAAGACAGATGCAGGGTACCCTCCTGGTATTGGTGTAAGGAATTCACTTATTGTATTGGGTGTAGTTAACTTTTTTGGCTGCTTATTCACTTTGTTGGTACCAGAATCTAAAGGAAAGTCATTGGAGGAGATGTCGGGTGAGAATGAGGATGTTGGTGCTGAAGAAGATCAGCCTGCTGCTCATAATAATAGGACAGTTCCAGTTTAGGCTGTCTCTAAGCAGGCCTTCCTATTATGATATTGAACTGTAAACCTTTAGTGTTTTGTCATTGGAAGATCtgaattgtctttttttttttatagtaatgttttaaaagtttcaaatgagAATGCACGGTATGAATCATATGACTGTTTCTTCTAAGTTTTAAGTTTAATTGAATAACTTCTTCAGCTTGTTAATTTTTAGCAGCGTATCATTATCGTTCTTTTTCAccatttgaattcaaaattgtttggtttggaAAATCTCTACTGCACTTTGTTCTAAAATCAAAAGTTGAGGTCCACTTGTTGAACCATATGTTTACATTTAGTGTCACACAAAGTAATTCAacattgttagttttcaaagatTCCTGCAAAGACTTGTTAATTTCTCTCAACCTAATCCAAAGGGTATGACTTAAAGCTGAAAATCAATGACAGGTCAGTATGACAATATTTATTATTCTCAGCTTAGTATATTTACATGGTTGTGACAGCTGAAGCTAGGAAAGTTTTCTGTGAAACATGATAATTAGGATTTGCTTTGCTACATATGTCGAACCTTTTTGCATAAATTTTCAACCCAGTTGTCAGCAGACACCTGTTTTGCCAGCAAGATCTTCCATGTCAGGCAAAGGCCAGGATGAGGCAAAGGCCAGATGCAGGGTACCGTGCAACTATTGGGTGGACAACTTTATTCATAGTCTTGGGTAAACTCgacttttttattgttaactttCTAGGCAATATTCAAACAGAAATCTTTGGAGATATAAGAAGAAGGGGCATAAAGCCGCAAGATTATCACAAGACAAAGAGAGCCATATCAACATACCTTTtatgtttttcctttctttgttaATGTGGTTTAATTTTCACCTGTGAAAATTCTTTTTGCCAAGCAAGCATGTGGTTTAGATTCTTAGCTATGTGTAGATAGGGTAAAATAACTGATAGCAACAAAACCGCAGGAAAGAAGTGAAAAGAGAATAGGAATTGGAGATGAATctatttataagataatatgTTTTGAGAGCATCAAACAGTCAGGAACCAAATTTCACCAGCAGAAGTCGGTTATTCAACCACCGCTCGCATTATTGTTCTTCAGagaattttgaatataactCAGTTGAAGCAAGGACCAAAAGTTCATTGGTTGATAACCCCTGCCAGATCTTTTCCTGCCAAGGAAGAAACAGCAAACTGGGATTTTTTCAATTAGCACGGTCTCGTATCACTTCAAGATCCATTTCCGTAGGGTCAGTAGCCTGAATCTCAAAGTGGATGCCTTCCAGCTCCCGTCTAAACCGATCCTTAGATGCGGCATACAGCATCTTGGCTCGTATTTTCGAGGTTGAAGGAGGCCTGATATCAGGTGCCAAATTGCCCCATGTCAGATAGTCACATTGAACAGGGATATTTCATATTTCACACAGAACAACAATTAATTAAGTTGAAAaggatttagaaattaaaaggATGAGAAAACTAACCAGGCAATGAAAATATCTTGCTTTTTTGACAATTATCAGAAGTGAGGAACTCCAAGTCATATACAGCATATCGACAATCATTCTCTGGTAAAGATAAAGTGAAATCATCATAACTCTCAGCTGGGCGACCGGTTTTCTCAACTAAAACCTCCTTTTCAATCTTAAATATCACATAACGGTGAGCCTTCTTCCTCTGCAATTCCATATATGTGTTCTTGCCGTGGTCGGACACGCCCATACCAGACGTGGCATTTGGCTGAAAGACACAGCCAATTCAATAAACAGTTAAACATACATAGTTAAGCACAAAAGCCGTaacttgaaataaaaaagaaagaagaccTACTCGACTTAATCCCCTAAAAGACATGGCACCAAGAACCGAAGAGCAACAATAGTATACCCTTCTctagtttaaattaaaagagcAAGCTAGAAAAGTTAGCCAAGAGCaaagtaaataaagaaaaactaaaaatggAGCGTAGTGCATGAAAAGAAATGAAGTATGACGTGGTAAGAGATAGGCTGGTTGTATTTGCCAAGATTGGACAGAGTGAATAAGGATGGTGGGCGTGGGGCGGTGCATAGAATCAACGCCTGTATAATTGAGTTGAGACACAGCAGCCATCTTAATCTTATCTTATTAGTAGATGTCGACTGGctgcctgcctgcctgccttTGTACGTGTTGGGGTGTGAAAACTTTCACTAGTCGCCGCATATTTGTTTTCCGTTCAGTTCAgcacaaaaatttaattacaattctTGATTGGCTTAGCCCAGGTATCCAATGGCCCATAAAGCCCACCTTTATATATAAGATTGGCTAATACAAAATGGATTTTCATCTTGATTAATTCAGAAgcaacttataaataaaatttccttTTGAAACAGAGATTCGTGGTCCTAATTAGGGTTGatatctttaaaactttttatcatTAGTAGTTCAAATTTTCCCGCGGAAGATGGATCCTGAAGGTACCCATGTACTCCCGTTTCTTCATCTCATTGCAATGAGGAGAGAGATGTTCATTCAATACTTATTTTAGTTGCATTTTGGTTGGGATAATATCCAGGACAACGAACCCCAGCCAGCGCATCGGCATTGATGGCTTCACTTCTAAGCAAGAGAACCAAGCTCCTCGAAGATCTGCGTAACATTGAACGACAGGTGaattccttatttttttttcttgtagatTTTTACATGTATTTAAGTTTGGTATTTTTGTATTTAGTTGCTCGAAacagttttattgtaaattgaGATTGTAGATTTACTCTAGTTGCAGTTGGGTTACTTTGTCAGAGTATAAAAACAAACGGGTTAAAGCAATTGGTTAAGCTGTAAGAATTTTGGGTTCCTTCTTGAATGCTTTTTGTCCTGTTGGCAAACCAAGGTAGAGCTTGATTTAATCTTAGCCGTCCAGCTATGATGCTAAAAATTATGGCATATAGTACCGTGTATCAGGTGAGAGTTCTATTCAGTAAAACATTAATCAATGCTGCTCTCATCCATGGAGCTGATCTTAAGAGGGGTAACTGGTTAGTATTCGACCCAAGTGCGTTCACTCAGTTCAAGAGTTTTACTAACCATATGAACTGATTGGCAACTTGGCACAAGCTAGCAATGGCTTTTTTTAGCATTAGGTTCTAAAACCATTAGTAATTCACTAGCAACGTTGTATCTATTTACGAATCATGAGATTTGCTGAAACCCTCATGCTTAAGGTGTGTTCTTAGTATGCACACAACTCTTTTGAAGGGCGCCTGTTCTTATTTGAGAATGTTCCTTGATgatattgatttttgttttttcaccCACCCCACTgagtttgacattttttttcctgtttcaGGTCTATGATATGGAGACAAGTTATTTACAGGATCCAAGCCAATGTGGCAATGTATTGAAAGGTTTTGAAGGGTTCTTATCTTCATCTAAGAACACTGCACTGTATGGAATGGCTATAATAtactttctctttcatttcttctacttgaaaagaataaattcTCCTGCCTTATCTTCTATATCCTAAATTATAATCCTAACTACTTTCATTGATGAATCAGTTGTATTTTATGACTTCCTTATTATTTTAGTTGGTATATCTTTGTAAGTTTTGGTGGTTACTCTGCAGTTATAgagaataaaaatgaataatatataaataaattcatagagaaagagaaaggagtgATAATTCATTGTCTTTTGAAGGTTCCATTCACAAGTCATGTCATACTGTGACCTTAATATTACCACATGTTATCAGCATAGATTTACGATGACTGGTTCTAGATATATTATGAAATACAATAGCCTGATATTATCAATACTTGTGGCTGTAGCTTGAAGCGGTCAAGGAAGTTCCAGCCTGAAGATAGGCTCTTCTCTTTATCTTCAGTCACCTCACCAGCAGTATGTATTTTGAATTGTAAATGTTTATTAATTCAGAATATCTCAAAGCATTACTtctttattatgtattttttcagtttacttttaaaaataaattaggagGTTGTATTGAATACTTCTCTATGGAGGTTAtcttctatttttctttccttctttcagGCTGAAGAGCAAGCAACTGGACGAGATGGTGAGCCCATATATGCAGGCTTTTGAatcttttttgcctttttttgttattatttgttCTTCCTTTGCATTAACTGTAGATGGGAGATCAGATTATGGTACAGGTCGGTCTAAAGGTGGAGGTATCTTTGGGAATGGACAGTAAGTACTCTACTGTTTTATTCTCAGTAAAGATATTATGGTGTTATTGAGGCTAAAGATGATTGATAACAATGATGAATCTATGGCACCataatgtttaaaattatatcatcaGTGATGTGAATCATGTGTACTTAAACTGTTCTCAGAGGAAAACCAAAGAAGGGAAGAGGTGCTTCAAGAGATGCAAAAAGAATCAGGCATTCAAGTGAAGATTTTGACTATGATGATGATCCTGATGTGACATTGTAATATTGGCATGTCCATTGCCCTCTCTGTGCGAGATTTGCCAGAGCTGGAGCCTGAGGCATACTGTTTTTTGTTTACAAGATTCTGCTAATGGCAGAAATTATAATTGCTCAGTCAAGCAAAACTTTGTTCAACTGATGCAAAAAGGAATCATAAACTTACCATAATTATCTGGGAGTTGTTTTTTTGgcagataatatattaatggTATATTTCATGGCTTCAGTTGCGTGACTTGAATCTTGTTTGTTTAATTTACAGAGAGAGATTGAAGAATGAAGTTCCCTTATAAATTGTGTATAAGGTTGGAGCTTTATGAACATTGTGTCTGTATCAGCAAGGACTATAaatgattgttcccattctgaAAGTTGAAGTGAACTCAAAACGAAGCAGTATAATCACCTAAATTTATGTGTTATATTGAGCCAGGGTATGCTTGGCCAGAACCTTTCACTTAACAGGAAAGTAAATTCAAAGTATCTTCAACTGACTCTGTATATTTAGATTGATCTGCATGTATGTAGCTGcagttataaataatttttctagcATATAAAAAAACTGGTGTTGGTACATAATGAATCTAGCAACACTAAAGAGATGAGAAACGCTTCAAACTCTCTTAGCTAAAATTGTCAAATCGTTAGTAGGGTTGGCTCTTTAAACTAACAAGCCCAATCCATGAACgctaacttaaaaaaataatttcttattatttataaaacaaattctCAAATCGGAAACTCCGACTGTGACGGCGTGGAACCCTCCTATCCTATCCTATACTACACTCTTCGCACTGGTTCCGGTGTCCATGAACCTACTggtatttattcatatttactAATTCCCGCACTTACAAATATCGAAttataaatgaaacttaaactAATTCCCTTTATTCAATCTTTTCAAGGAGAAAATCAACTtactaaagaagaagaaggaccGAGATAAAGCTACTGCGGTGGAAGACATCCCAGTTGACTGGTTCGAGACCTCCAATTCCATCACACGCTACTACCAATTCAAACCCGACGGCCACCTCTC
This sequence is a window from Mangifera indica cultivar Alphonso chromosome 5, CATAS_Mindica_2.1, whole genome shotgun sequence. Protein-coding genes within it:
- the LOC123215616 gene encoding inorganic phosphate transporter 1-4; the protein is MARGQLEVLNALDVAKTQWYHFTAIIIAGMGFFTDAYDLFCISLVTKLLGRIYYHVDGAAKPGTLPPNVSAAVNGVAFCGTLAGQLFFGWLGDKMGRKKVYGMTLMVMVICSVASGLSFGHSAKGVMATLCFFRFWLGFGIGGDYPLSATIMSEYANKKTRGAFIAAVFAMQGFGILAGGIFALIISSAFMARFDAPAYEVDAVASTVPEADYVWRIILMVGALPAALTYYWRLKMPETARYTALVAKNAKQAASDMSKVLQVDLDAEEQKVQKLADDKSNSFGLFSKTFLRRHGLHLLGTTTTWFLLDIAFYSQNLFQKDIFSAIGWLPPAKAMNAIQEVFKIARAQTLIALLSTVPGYWFTVFFIDKMGRFAIQLMGFFFMTVFMFALAIPYDHWTHKDNRIGFVIMYSLTFFFANFGPNATTFVVPAEIFPARLRSTCHGISAASGKLGAIVGAFGFLYLAQNKDKNKTDAGYPPGIGVRNSLIVLGVVNFFGCLFTLLVPESKGKSLEEMSGENEDVGAEEDQPAAHNNRTVPV
- the LOC123215618 gene encoding chromatin modification-related protein MEAF6-like isoform X1, translating into MDPEGQRTPASASALMASLLSKRTKLLEDLRNIERQVYDMETSYLQDPSQCGNVLKGFEGFLSSSKNTALLKRSRKFQPEDRLFSLSSVTSPAAEEQATGRDDGRSDYGTGRSKGGGIFGNGQGKPKKGRGASRDAKRIRHSSEDFDYDDDPDVTL
- the LOC123215618 gene encoding chromatin modification-related protein MEAF6-like isoform X2 codes for the protein MDPEGQRTPASASALMASLLSKRTKLLEDLRNIERQVYDMETSYLQDPSQCGNVLKGFEGFLSSSKNTALLKRSRKFQPEDRLFSLSSVTSPAAEEQATGRDDYGTGRSKGGGIFGNGQGKPKKGRGASRDAKRIRHSSEDFDYDDDPDVTL